GCATGCCCAAAATTGAGGCTGATGCAATGAGTGATAGGGTCTGGCATATCGATTCATGGATTATGGATAAAGAATTTCGATTGTGAACGatcaagttagaaaacaccaCATAGCTTTTCGTAAAAACTTTATGACCATGTTCCAAAATGCTAACAACACAATGTACACACCAGGTTAATTGTTAACTGCAAAGAAGCTGATAATGCTGATCGAGCTATTTGAATAAATGCAGCGAACGACTGACTTACTTGAAAAACACGCATACTTTCTTTTGTACAAAAAGGCAATGACGACCATAGCGACGATGACAACCAAAACAAGGAACAGTGTCACGCCAACAACATGCGGAACCCAGTCCGAAGAACGAGACTTCGGACCCCTCACAACGTTGCCTGTAAAACAGAATGATAAGAAATAGCACAGGAGAGGTTATCCATGAACGTATAAGAGATACATCCATTCTCAATGATAAACTTTTCCATACACGTTTCCTTCCTCTTACTCACTAGTAAGAAGATCAGTTCCTCAGACATTTCAAGCGTTTACACCTGTGTACATTGCATCAGAGGGTGTTTTCATGCTGAGCAGTCCTACAGCATACTGTATTTTCTTCGGTGCAGAACCTAATCGGATTGGTCAATATAAATGTGACATCACCTACACTTACTATTTACTTAAAAAGGATAATAGGAACGAATGGAACAAAAATCAACACAGCAAGTCAACTCACCGCCAGAAACAGCAATCCAACTGGCCGTGAAACCTTTAACAGGGTAACGAGTTGGGATGTTCTGATCGTAGGTGATGCGCAGGACATTATCCTTTGAGCGAATATCCCACGTGGTTTCATTTCCACAAAATGTCCCTGTACatcaattgaaaaatattttgagcCATAAAGTGAGCAGTTGATGATTCATCACCAACAACAAAATCGAAGAACGCCACCAGCCCGGAGAATCAGTACCAAAATGTCGATGTCTTGTAGCCAAATCAAGTATGTATATTAATCGAACGCCGCAATTTACAAATTGTGCATAAGAATACAATCTAGATCGCAGAAGAGGGGTTTAGAGATGGATACTCTTTTCTATTCAGTAATGCTCACCGATTTCTGTCATCTCCTTTTCATACACGACCAGGGTTCGATAGGCACACAGGGCATTATCAACTGCCTCCCAACGAACGTGCAGGTTGATAGTCTGAAAGAAAGTACATACGACAGTTCAGAACTTTTGTCCGGGtatgacgatggtacggtttgcgTATAACTACCaaatcagctaacagagccagcaaatgacgtaaatcatTCATAATCagatgatttcctcaggatggtcaTTTGCTCGCTCTGGCGCAAACCGTATCATTGTCATAACCGAGACAAAAATTCTGAACTGTCGTATTCCTTAATCGTTTTACTGTCCTGCAACTTACTTATACACTCAAACATACTTACAGGAGCTCTGATCCAGTTTGTGGCTCataattttaaaataaaaatgcaatgaCGATACTCGGCCCTTGTACCTGTCATAACACGCCTATACAGTGGTTAAAACATATATCTAGGAAAGAATCTTTTTAACGGACGTGAATAAAAACTGGCGTTTGAACGTCGCCACTACTTTGGGATGATGACCAGCTTTTCAACTATATATGAAGCAATCTGCAATGAACAAGAAAAACTTGATCAAAAGATCTTGTCAAGAAGCCGTAATTTAAAACCATCCACTGATTGAAACCAAACTTACTGAGCCAGACTGCACCATAATTGTCCAGGAGCAACTCAAAACACGAAGATACGGGTTACTGGATAGAACACCAAGCGAGCCATCTTTGCTCCGTGTCGCCTCACATCTGGTCGGTCGACGGGAAGGCATGGTAGACGGAAAAGTACGACCTCGCGTCGAGGAGGCAGATGTTGTCGTGGGTGAAACCGTTACCAACCCTGGAAAATGAATCATACGAATGCATTAATATCACAGGATCTTATTTTAACACTCTTTTTCCTATGATGACAGAAATGCAGTGATAACGGAACGGCGGCTCATTACACACGTGATTGATACTTTTAACCGAAAAAGTCTTTGGTAGTTTAAAAGCTTTAAATGTTGTACCTATGTCTGGTTAAATGGATAAAGAGAGATTTATTCCCGatttatcatttatttagtATACACATAAAATCCCACGGTCGTCTCTTCATCATTGGGCGTGGTCGCGCAACGGGTGTCACCAAAAGGTGGTCAAAGGGGTCCCACAGAGTACAGCCCCTTGATCAGATGTGTAGTTCTGATTCGCTGTGTAGTGGGACGGGCCAGGCCGGTTTACCAGAGGATGACCCAAAAGACAACATTTAAGAACACTTTCACCCAACAAAAACTGGTAGCAGTGGCCTCTTAACTATAAACTTACCGGGTGCACATGGCCTTTTAGACAGGGTTATGTCATCAATGGAAATGTCACCTGCATAGTCCCCCCCTCTTATACCTTCGAAAAGTAGCTGGAAGTAAAAGTACTTTATACGAATTTATAGAACTGTGTTGTTGTGTTGTTTGAGTGTTCCAACGAAATATTgttgtgtccatctggtaataAGCTTCTTCAAGCATGATCAAGGGCAGGTTGCTCGGTAAGTttgaaggcctgataagattctCGGCAACCTGGGGAatgaattgattctccagggcgATAATAAGGAACTTTATTACCATGAGGTAGTAGTAATTTCAGGTCCTATACCGTCCAAACGGGAACTGCGGAAAGTCCAGTTCAGAATACACCAAAGGTTGCAGTAATTTTTGCCGCCACATTTGGGGTTTTCCCCATTGGTTTTATTTGCTCCTTGATGAAGGCTTAACCTAAAAACTCTTGTGACTTACTTTTAATGTCGTGCCAACCGGCGCGTTGACTTCGGCATTGCCCCGTTTCCAATAGTTCCCCTGGGCCCCGCTTAAACTCCAAACTTTGTCTTTCGATCCCCGAATTAATTGTTGATACACGTTGAGAGTTCCAATATGAGTGCCCCACATATGATAGAAAAACTCCAGACACATCCTCCCAGTGCCATTCACGTTTGAACTCAGAAGGTGTGCTTTGGCATTCGTGCGCGAATTACTGGCCTCGATATACATATAATTTCCACCTTAAAAGAGAATAAGGCGGATTAATCTCTGCTCACTGTTTTTAAAAGGGTTTTAATATCAATTCAATATGTCGAATCTAACTGACAGTGGACGTGTGTATCATTTCGTACGATTATCGCATAACCATTCTGAGCGTTACATGTCATCAAAGTCTTGTCCAATTATGTCGTGGATTTTTTTCTGTACTGAAGCGACCACCCTGAGGattaaaagtgaaaaaaagatGACTTTTTAATCACAAATATGTTTTCGTACCTACTCCAGGAGTACGGTCCTGTGTAGGACCGGTACCAGATGACGGGGTTGCTCCTTTATGCAACGtccaatcaaaatcatcattgaCGTTAGTCTGTTGCCAACCACACTCGTCATCGTCAAAGGTACAATTAACTGCCGCTGAATCTGAAAAATCTTCAAAGTAAAGGGAACACAGCAGGAATACCAACTCCGTATTTTCACTCGTTGATCCGAGTAAATATAATTTTATAGATGCCGTTCCTTTAGTTCGTACGCACTGACGATTTTTCGGTTTTTCGCGACCCCCAGCCCCTGCACGCATGCGCACCCAAAACACCTTCTATAGGTGGTGTATGTAGACAATAACGTTGTAAAGATGCCATGCTGCATAATCAAGGACAATGAAACTTGTTTTTGAAAAATAGTTATTTAAATACGTCTGAATTCAATAACCTTAATCGTGCGCGCCTTATTTTTTCATACTTTACAGTGACATTTTAAACGTACGGTGAATAAAAAATTTTAAATCACGTACTCGAGCCGTGATATACTGATAAAATGGCTCCAATAGATATTTCTCATTTTGCGTTAAAACTCGTTATATTCGCAGAGATAGTTCAACATACTGTTAAGACATGTGCCATTTGATATTGTTATGTCATCAATTGCAAGGTCACCCTCATAGTCATTGCCGCGGACGCCTTCCATAATAACCTGAAATAAAAGGTACACATTATAAGACCAAGCATCAGCTGAAACGGATGAATTTCAATTTCTGCATCAGTTGAAACGGATGAATTCTAAAGTATTCGCGTGATAACACCAAACATCAGTTGAAATGGATGGATTCTGAGGTATACGCGTTATAACACCAAACATCAGTTGAAATGGATGGATTCTGAGGTATACGCGTTATAACACCAAACATCAGTTGAATGGATGGATTCTGAGGTATATAATACCAAACATCAGTTGAAGTGGATGGATTCTGAGGTATACGCGTACACGTTATGTTACTAAACATTAGTTGAATACAAAATTTTCAACGACAATCATGTACATGAAGGTACGATTGAACTGTCAGCATttctgcaatacatgtacacacatatCTAACTGTTTACAGGGACAACCACACTGGATACGAAACCAACGGCGCCTCCAAAATGGGATAGCCTAGTCAACATTGATGATGTCGCACATACAATGTATAGCaacgattataatcgcaggtcgcagctcGTTTACGCTTTAGTAACAGAACCTTGTGCCAACATATCATTTCTCACCTTAAACGGAGAAGTCTGGTTGATAGTGACTAAACCACGCCTCCATCGATTTCCCAGATTGTTCCCTCTAGTCCACAAAGAAGACGATGTTGTGTTTTGGGCACTTCTTGTGTAGACGTTTAATGTACCCATATGACTTCCATACATGTGATAAAAAAACTGGAGACAAGCTGGTCTGGCCGTAGATACAGCCGGGCTGATCAGCTGAGCATAGGCACGACTTCGAATAGATGTGgcctcaatgtacatgtaaagaccACCTGAAAATCCAAGCATTAATGAAGCGCAAATGTTCAGAAGAATGATTGCCATGTTATACTACAGGAGATTTAGCTCAAGAATCAATTTAATACTCAAACATTGTTAAAGCAGAATAAATTgaaatcaaaaattaaaaattagaAATTGAATCTATGTGTTacctgaacttccagtggtatggTCCGAAGAAGGTCCTGTGCCGGATGTAGGCGTGCTCCCATGGTGGAGGGTCCAATCAAAATCGTCTCCTGAATTTTGAGTCCATCCACACTCACTTTCATCAAAGGTACAGTTGAAGGTATTCAGCGCTAGAATTACAATAGTGAGATATAAATTCATGGGTTTTATTCTCACACCAATAGACAAATACTTGATAAGGTTGATACAGTTCTACGCCAATGTAAAATGGCCATCCAAACTCCAGCCCATGATACATGTATCGGCCTCATCAGGAGGAATAACGAAACGTGTTCACATGATAAAGGCATGTAAACAGTAATTCCACATTATCCTCAGTAGAGTCGCTCGTGCATTATATCCTTCGAACTGAAAAACATTTTGCGACGATTAAGCATGATTATATCACGTTCCATTATATTCCGTTCACTGCTTCAATTCGGTGAGGCCGGATTTATCATGTACCCAAGTATAGCTTCATGCAGCAGTCTTCGCACCGTCCGCAAACTAGTCCAGGCGATCATATAGGGCCAAAAAACAACGAAATGGTGGAAAATAATAGCCTATAAAAGCACCAAAATTAATTTGATACACACGTAATTTAACATGAACTAAACAATTTAGGGACGGGCGACATGTAAAAAACGTCCCtggcggccgccatcttgaatttcaaaatggccgccacagCAGGACCCGTGGACAGTTTTTCGATGATAACTTTTGTTCTAAATTAGACACAGAGATGGTATAAACGGCTAGCCCCATGTTCTTGGGTATAGCCAATCGCCTGGACTAAACAGACATGGTCAGAAGAAGCAGCCTGCTATAGATTGCTTGATGAAGACTTGACCTGACTACCAATTTGTTGACTGCCAAATAATAGAGTTGAAGATGACCAACATCGAATCAAGTGACATGaggtaaatacaatgtactgatGCCACGCCCAAAATGAATATTGACTTACCCTCTGGACATTTGTTCGCGTCCATTATAGTTACATCATCAATAGCTATATCACCAGCGTAATCTTTTCCTCTCACGCCTTCAAATATGACCTGCAAGCAATGTCTAGAATATATAAGCTCACAGATGCAATTTCACTGAAGATATCACAAATATTGCTGACAGATGTTATCAGAGAACAAAAATGCAACGATTAACTGGAACATCCTTGCCAACATTGCCGATATTTTCGGGTTGAGGGCTGCCTCTTTTGTAATTGTTGATAGCCTGCGAGATTTGCATCTGCATAcatggtttttgagattctgtaaAACCGCGAATGGTTTTTTACTCCGCTGAAAAACCTCATATTTGAGTTGGctgaaaaaactttatttctgagGGTGTACCTGAAACGCGTCACTCTCATTTAATGAAACCAGAGCTTGTTTCCATATAGGGCCCAAATTGCCACTCTTTGTCCAGGCGCGTACTCGACTGTTCCCCGTTTTCGTGGTGTAAATATTCAAGCTACCAATGTCCTTTCCTCGCATGCTATAGAAGAACTGTAAGCACTTTGGACCTTTTGGAACCTCTGGGGTAATCAGGCGTGCTTTTGAAAAGCTGCTTTTCGAGGTTGcttcgatgtacatgtaatagccaGCTAAAATATACAAGTAAGAAATTAAAAGGTATATTAATCTCAGGAGCaggatatatatacatgtaattaattgCAAGGAAAAGTGTTGTtaaaatggaagaaaatgatatcattGCATCATCGTAGGGTTTAGTTTGTTCAAACGAAATACAGCTTCAGCCGACAAACTAAAAACATCAATTGAATGTTTAGCTCCTTTAACTTCATTAATGTGacggtacatgtaaatatacacGATTTATTGTTACTTCTGAGCCTCAGCATCATTCTGCTGTACCGCACCATGACCGTGATTATTCTCACCCCTCGTCCCAAGAGTATGGTCGTTGCTTGGCCCGGTGTCCGATGACGGTGTGGATCCTTTCTGTCTCGTCCAGTCGAAGTCATCTTTGCTATCTTGTTCCCAGCCGCAAATGTCCTTGTCAAAGGTGCAGTTGTATACAGGTGGCGGTTCTTGAAGGAGAAAACATCATGAATGTATATTAAATCTACACAGTATATAAGCGGGCCTTACGATTTCATATATATATGAAcagcatcatacatgtagatatcacTGCAATTGCGTCGAAGTACAGTGATGTATTATTCTGCCACGGTATAGCGCCATCTAGGCCTATCGATATAAATGCGTGAGTTTACTTGACCAGGAAAAgctaaaatctgaaaaatatataTTCTGGTCTGTAATTAGAGCCTTCCACCACCGGAAATCTGATGTGCAGCCTAATGTCATAACATCAGACAACACGCCACCTGATCAAAAATAAGTTGTTAGGGTTTTATTCAACTCACTAAAACAAGTATCATTGGCAATCGTAACGTCATCAATCAAGAAAACCACAGTGGCTTTGGCTCCGATGCGGTGCCACAAACAAGCCGCTTCAAATGAAACCTGGAAAAAGAATATTTATATCAAATATAAGATTATATTCAGCATTGCTATTGAATTTGACTAGATTATAGAGCACGCGACAGGAAACGCCGGATCACTGAGGAGCGAAGCCTCCAGGCACCAGTGCCAGAAAGAAATAAAGGTTCACAGAACAGCAAAGCCTGCGGCCTTGCTGTCTCGGATCACGGACATCGTCGAGTTCGACTGTTATGTAGGACTGTACGGAGATCTAAAGAAATGAGAGGCACTACACTTTCGAACATTTGAATaacactttttttttttttttgatattCATGTAGTGTCAAAATTTACGGGAGCTGTAGAATATCGCACCTTGTATGGTGTGGAAGAGTTAACCTGCACCACTGCCAAACTCCAGGGATTTCCTTGCAACGACGAGTTGCTCAAATCGCCTCTGTTGGTCCAGTATGGTCGTGGATGAGACCCCGTTGCGTTGAGATGCATTTTAAGTTCTGCATTTTTCCCCAGTGTCTGATAGTAAAAGCGAATGCACTGATGTGGTCCTTTCGGGACAACTCTCGGACTACTCAGGTAATCAGTTATTGAGGCACATGGATGTTTTCTTCCCAGTGCATACCCATCTGAAAATGCAATAATACAAAATGTTTCGGGGCTCTAATTTTGCTTGTTATCAGTTCTTTGAAAAATCTATGTAGTATACGTATgtactgtaggaggaaaccaaaTATTTTGACGGACCATCAAAGAATCTATGTTCGAATTGGTGAACTATATTTGGAACTCCAATCAATGGAATGTCCATGGACCACAagtggatctaccatgggccatcatagaatccaTAATGGATCCTGTTGTAAAAGGTAGTTTGTGATAATCATGGTTCCATCCACGGGCCCATCAATATCCATGCATGTACACTCTTGCCTGTGATAATATCTTTATGCTCGTGGTCAGATTAGGCCatttctattacatgtacttacaccCGCTGGTATCATTGCCAGTGGAGGAGTTTGAGGCTAATCTTTCCCAAATTTGGCCAGTCCAGCCGCACATGTTCGCATCGAAAGTACAGTTGAATAATGCAGGCACTGAAACGGTAGTTGCACCAACGTATCACTTTAAAGGGAGATAAGTGGCAACCTAACCCTGCGCCTGTTGTGACCTCAACAGTGTAGTAACTGCGActctaaggcacctattccatagagctataccctatactatactatacgcgaacaatagtttcatggtcatgcaccctttgtgaagccattgtttgcgtatagtgtagtatagggtatagctctatggagaaggtgccttacgcaccttctccatagagctataccctatactacactatacgcgaacaatggcttcacaaagggtgcatgaccatgaaactattgttcgcaccttctccatagagctataccctatactacactatacgcaaacaatggcttcacaaagggtgcatgaccatgaaactattgttcgcgtatagtatagtatagggtatagctctatggaataggtgcctgcCCGCTTGTAGTGGTAAATTTGGTGAGTGTGCGCTACTCTAGGTAGGCCGCCAGTGGTAAAATCGGCGTGTGGGCACATCTTGGCTTGCAGGGGTAAAGTCGTGGTAAAGTCTGTGAGTGTGTGCAGTGTACAATGGAATACTACAACAATTAATGACAGGCGGACAgaagtgagtgagtgagtgagcgAGTGCAACTCTAAGTAGGCCGACAGTGGTATCGTCTGTAAGAGAGTGCAACTCTAAGTAGGCCGACAGTGGTATCGTCTGTAAGAGAGTGCAACTCTAAGTAGGCCGACAGTGGTATCGTCTGTAAGAGAGTGCAACTCTAAGTAAGCCGACAGTTGTATCGTCTGTAAGAGAGTGCAACTCTAAGTAGGCCGACAGTGGTATCGTCTGCAAGAGAGTGCAACTCTAAGTAGGCCGACAGTGGTATCGTCTGTAAGAGAGTGCAACTCTGAGTAGGCCGACAGTGATATCGTCTGTAAGAGAGTGCAACTCGAATTAGGCCGACAGTGGGACAATGATAAATTATTAGTATACTTACTTGTCCGGCATGTTTTTTCAGTTATGGTCACATCATCTACTGCAATGTCACCCTCATATTCTGAGCCGGAGACACCTTCGAATATGACCTGTAACAAAACTTATAGTCTGAGACGAAGAACTTTAACATGGCTCTAAGACgaaatggaaaaagaaaatattatcaCAAACCAATTTTATGGTTTAAATGATTCAGTCTGATGTAATAAATTTGTGAAAAGAACTTTGTGGCCATTTTGATCTGTGCAATATTGGTACGGAGGATATTTTCTACCCAATCCCCATCATTATTGTAGAATCAGGCAATCGATGAATTGACATCTATATACACATACCTCATCTTGGCCCCCTACCCCCCTACCACAACAAGGATATAAGTTTAAAATGATAACTGAATGGTACCATACAGTGaaagtacaagtacatgtacatgtagtcgaGAAAGAGAATGTGATGATGGttgatatgaatgaagacaCCGAATATCATTACTTCATCTTTGCATAAAAATGCCCAGCGAAATCTACATGGTGTTTTTAGTAAAGTCTTTTACGagtctttattcatttcatcatttcttGTTCATATCACCATTATTGGATGATTTTGAATTTACCTGAAACTTGGGGAATCCGCTGATTGCGATCGATCCCGGCTTCCAGCTATTTCCCTGGTTGCCAGTCAGTTGCCAGATAGGGTACGTCCGATTTTGCTCAGTCTTGATGTACACGTTCAGAGCATTTATTCGTTGTCCGAACATGTGGTAGAAGAATTCGAGGCACATCGACCCAGTGGCTTTCACCTCTGGACTAACCAGGTGTGCTTTCATGCCATATCGTTTGGATGTTActtcgatgtacatgtaggaaccATCTGTAAAGTAAAATGCAGAGGCTTTTTACGGGACCTATAAAGTAATAATTTGATATGCATGTGTTGACCCGTggttatgaaaaatattttctaaagcTTTTCGCCTCCACGTTCCAAGTTCGACAACAGCAGTAGATTTATTGGTGCTAGTGACAGTGTAATAACATACTTGATAAGTCAGCTGGTGGTTCCCCACATTAGCCTCACCCCAAATTTCGCCGTAAGCAAATCATCGCGGTTGTCGCTTGTTGTTGTGGTGAGACGATCTGTCTTCTGGTATTACGGAAATACACCATTATTTTATTCGATGCACCATGGGGCCGAATGGGCTCACCTAGAAATTCGCGAAGAAAACAAGGAAAAATACACTTGCTCCAACAGCAGTGTCCCATTTTTATAACCTAGTACAGTGTCAGCACTTACTCCCACTGGTATGGTCAGCGCGAGGACCCGTGCCACTAGAAGAAGTTGGCCCTTTGTTAAGGAGCCAGTCGAAGTCATCTGACGAATCTTCGTGGATCCATCCACATTCTTCCTCTTCACCATCAAAGGTACAGTTGAATGAGTTTGAAGCTGAAAAAATAACAAGGCAATCTGTACAAAAATGTAATTACATGAACCACTGCGCATGACCAGTCTCATTTTTACATCGTTTTAAAACGAGGTTTTGTCTCATATAACTTGTCCTCAGTGACTCGTCATAGAGCATTATTTTTTGCACCCTTCTTCTATTCAGAGGAGCTTTCAACGAGCTGAAACAACATCTCAATCTTCACCGTTAGAAATGAATGTTTTTGAGGTTTTTCGGCCTGCGCAAATATGCACCCTGCAGAGGTTTTACCGCTACCATTGATTACGTTCATCTGCCCTTGCCGGATAAGGCCAATCGACTCACATGAAACCTGTTTCGTGtaggtcgatgttatcaagatttgcccgaTAACCCTTTGTTacgacagtagaacaatgggattaagggcgtgtattgggctaggcctggaTTCTTTTAACATCGAGGTATTAAAGGGGCATCGAGGTAGGGTATTTTCTCACTGAAAAACATCTAaccttgttttttttaaacttaagAGCACCTGACCTTTGATAAGGAAGGTGATGGGTTCGAGGCCCACATAGTGTCATGTGAGGTGACTTTGTATGTTCTCATGAACAAGCATGCTTTAGGAGTACCCAGTCCGTAAACCTGATGCAACTCCATGGATCACTTCAACATACCTTTAGGGCAAACATGGTCGAAaagtgtgacgtcatcaattgcaGTGTCATCACTTCCAGTACCCCTTGTTGATGAATTTCCAATCCAAGAATCAAAAACAATCTGGAATAATCACAGATTAGACTTTTTTGCACAGATTTGACTTCTTTGGTTTTGAATACGAGTACCAGATGAGTATGAGTATGAGTATGAGTCGGCCTATTGGTATAAGACCCAGAAGGAACGGGTAAATGGTTACAAGAGTACGAAAATAGGGCTAAGGAtctgataccgaactggaggcatTACAAACGTTTTAGTGCCGTCAAATAATCGATTATTGCGTAATAACATCGGGATGAATTTCGCGCAGCGCATTGCATTGTTATGAAACAGCACCTACCTTAAAGGGAAACATTTCGGTAATGTTGACATATGCAACCCTCCATATATTTCCTCTATTGGCACTATTTGACCACAAAGTCAAACTCATATTTTGATCCGTTTCGACTAAAACACTTAGCGTTCCCAGGTTATCGCCACGCATTTTATAGGCGAACTTGAGACACTTCGAACCAGGTGGAACTTCTGGGCTGATGAAACGCCCGCTAGTATTACGTCTTGGGATGTCCGCGTTCATAACGTGGCCGTCTATATTGGTTATAAAAAAACAACTCTAATTATGCTTATAATATCGCGTCACAAATGGGGAAATTGTTTGACAGGAAGACTTTTCGAGTTTCGCTTTAGCTTTGTTCACCATACGACCACAGTATACGGTAGTTTATTTCGGTTGAGAGCGCATTTGTAAGTGATCACACATAATTGCTTTCGTTAGCGTTGTTGCATCATGATCACACATAATTGCTTTCGCTAGCGTTGTTGCATCATGATCACAAATTAATTGCTTTCGTTAGCGTGGTTGCATCATGATCACACATAATTGCTTTCGTTAGCGTTGTTGCATCATGATCACACATAATTGCTTTCGTTAGCGTGGTTGCATCATGATCAAACATAATTGCTTTCGTTTGCGTTGttgcatcatgatcattataacTATTACTTTCGTATACATCCTGATTACGTTAATTTCTTTTGTTTGAGTTGCTGACATCACGATCACAAAATACTTTCGTTTGGGTTTGTGCTTCATGATCACAT
This is a stretch of genomic DNA from Lineus longissimus chromosome 2, tnLinLong1.2, whole genome shotgun sequence. It encodes these proteins:
- the LOC135483147 gene encoding MAM and LDL-receptor class A domain-containing protein 1-like isoform X3 gives rise to the protein MEGQWCVLLFILCSLHRQSLVFADGDTGGARRHQRDVSNAVNCTFDSGVCNWKQDSSDTFDWTRQRGGTPSDDTGPQKDHTTGSGYYMYTEATSKSRGAVARLMSPDIAQGAYCLQFMYSMRGRNMGTLNVKTKKPHEMTTVWTKNKDLGPGWSFQFLDINESTTFKLVFEGIRGSDYQSDIAIDDVSITVGKCLQNQQFNCTFDIFSCGWTDLPADIQWIKYRGSTTTSATGPRRDHTSGSGSYMYIEGTGTSPGVKAKLLSPEVPPGGERCLQFFYHMYGQHMGNLTVLLNKTEPIWIRNGSHSNAWERGLVTLNETSSPFTVVFQAVRGSDYLSDIAIDDIFIFDSQCPDATDDFNCTFEDGICGWEQDFEDDFDWNRREADTTGGTDYTTGTAYGHVMNADIPRRNTSGRFISPEVPPGSKCLKFAYKMRGDNLGTLSVLVETDQNMSLTLWSNSANRGNIWRVAYVNITEMFPFKIVFDSWIGNSSTRGTGSDDTAIDDVTLFDHVCPKASNSFNCTFDGEEEECGWIHEDSSDDFDWLLNKGPTSSSGTGPRADHTSGNGSYMYIEVTSKRYGMKAHLVSPEVKATGSMCLEFFYHMFGQRINALNVYIKTEQNRTYPIWQLTGNQGNSWKPGSIAISGFPKFQVIFEGVSGSEYEGDIAVDDVTITEKTCRTMPALFNCTFDANMCGWTGQIWERLASNSSTGNDTSGYGYALGRKHPCASITDYLSSPRVVPKGPHQCIRFYYQTLGKNAELKMHLNATGSHPRPYWTNRGDLSNSSLQGNPWSLAVVQVNSSTPYKVSFEAACLWHRIGAKATVVFLIDDVTIANDTCFKPPPVYNCTFDKDICGWEQDSKDDFDWTRQKGSTPSSDTGPSNDHTLGTRAGYYMYIEATSKSSFSKARLITPEVPKGPKCLQFFYSMRGKDIGSLNIYTTKTGNSRVRAWTKSGNLGPIWKQALVSLNESDAFQVIFEGVRGKDYAGDIAIDDVTIMDANKCPEALNTFNCTFDESECGWTQNSGDDFDWTLHHGSTPTSGTGPSSDHTTGSSGGLYMYIEATSIRSRAYAQLISPAVSTARPACLQFFYHMYGSHMGTLNVYTRSAQNTTSSSLWTRGNNLGNRWRRGLVTINQTSPFKVIMEGVRGNDYEGDLAIDDITISNGTCLNNFSDSAAVNCTFDDDECGWQQTNVNDDFDWTLHKGATPSSGTGPTQDRTPGVGGNYMYIEASNSRTNAKAHLLSSNVNGTGRMCLEFFYHMWGTHIGTLNVYQQLIRGSKDKVWSLSGAQGNYWKRGNAEVNAPVGTTLKLLFEGIRGGDYAGDISIDDITLSKRPCAPGLVTVSPTTTSASSTRGRTFPSTMPSRRPTRCEATRSKDGSLGVLSSNPYLRVLSCSWTIMVQSGSTINLHVRWEAVDNALCAYRTLVVYEKEMTEIGTFCGNETTWDIRSKDNVLRITYDQNIPTRYPVKGFTASWIAVSGGNVVRGPKSRSSDWVPHVVGVTLFLVLVVIVAMVVIAFLYKRKYACFSKKSDDPQLIDLTDIKEDGSFFGGGSYSRLREESVREFKEYLHAQGVTESTYHTLAKEGFRLPKMFELLKPEDVSSLPIKQFAQVLLVKEITKDFHNQQGALAGLDGTPDRDTHRKEPDNNDNQKSTGL